The following coding sequences lie in one Peromyscus maniculatus bairdii isolate BWxNUB_F1_BW_parent chromosome 3, HU_Pman_BW_mat_3.1, whole genome shotgun sequence genomic window:
- the LOC102919030 gene encoding solute carrier family 23 member 1-like isoform X2, with product MLSLPAWKCPEWTLNASQVNTSSPEFIEEWQKRIRELQGAVMVASCVQMLVGFSGLIGFLMRYIGPLTIAPTISLVALPLFESAGNDAGIHWGISALTIFLIVLFSQYLKNVVVPVPVYGRKKKCHISKFNLFQVFPVLLALCISWLFCFVLTVTNTLPKSPMAYGYMARTDTKGSVLSQAPWFRFPYPGQWGLPTISLAGVFGIIAGVISSMVESVGDYHACARLVGAPPPPKHAINRGIGIEGLGCLLAGAWGTGNGTTSYSENVGALGITRVGSRLVIVTAGCVLLLMGMFGKIGAAFATIPTPVIGGMFLVMFGVISAVGISNLQYVDMNSSRNLFVFGFSIYCGLAIPNWVNENPEKLQTGVLQLDQVIQVLLTTGMFVGGFLGFVLDNTIPGTLEERGLLAWNQIQEESEETSKASKIYGLPWGIGTKFCTSSCTRALPFWPRLDHHGDEVGVSQLTLGPQTSSGKHLRSVAETRM from the exons atgctctctcttcctgcctggaaATGCCCGGAGTGGACTCTCAATGCCAGCCAGGTCAACACCAGCTCTCCTGAATTCATTGAAGAGTGGCAAAAGAGGATCCGAGAG TTGCAGGGCGCTGTCATGGTGGCCTCCTGTGTCCAGATGCTGGTGGGTTTCTCCGGTCTCATTGGCTTTCTCATGCGCTACATCGGTCCCTTGACCATCGCCCCAACCATTTCTCTGGTGGCCCTGCCTCTCTTTGAATCTGCCGGCAATGACGCCGGGATCCACTGGGGGATTTCTGCTCT GACCATCTTCCTCATCGTGCTGTTTTCTCAGTACCTCAAAAACGTCGTGGTGCCTGTGCCCGTGTACGGAAGAAAGAAGAAGTGTCACATCTCCAAATTCAACCTGTTTCAGGTCTTCCCT GTGCTGCTGGCCCTCTGCATCTCCTGGCTCTTCTGCTTCGTGCTCACTGTCACCAACACCCTCCCCAAGTCCCCCATGGCATATGGCTACATGGCCCGAACGGACACCAAAGGCAGCGTGCTGAGCCAGGCCCCTTGGTTTCGCTTCCCTTATCCAG GACAGTGGGGCCTCCCCACCATCAGCCTGGCTGGAGTCTTTGGGATCATTGCTGGAGTGATCTCCTCCATGGTGGAGTCGGTGGGCGATTACCATGCCTGTGCTCGGCTGGTCGGGGCCCCGCCCCCTCCGAAGCATGCCATCAACCGTGGCATTGGCATCGAGGGCCTTGGCTGCCTGCTGGCAGGGGCCTGGGGGACCGGGAATGGTACCACCTCCTACAGCGAGAACGTCGGGGCACTGGGCATCACCAGG GTCGGAAGCAGGCTGGTGATTGTCACTGCAGGCTGCGTGCTGCTCCTGATGGGCATGTTTGGGAAGATTGGGGCAGCGTTCGCTACCATCCCTACCCCGGTGATCGGAGGCATGTTCCTTGTCATGTTCGGGGTCATCAGCGCGGTGGGGATCTCCAACCTGCAG TACGTGGACATGAATTCATCCAGGAACCTCTTCGTGTTTGGCTTCTCCATCTACTGTGGGCTTGCCATCCCCAACTGGGTGAACGAGAACCCTGAGAAGTTGCAGACAG GGGTTCTCCAGCTGGACCAGGTCATCCAGGTGCTCCTGACCACGGGCATGTTTGTCGGTGGATTCCTGGGCTTTGTCTTGGACAACACCATCCCAG GCACCCTGGAAGAGAGAGGCCTCTTGGCATGGAATCAAATCCAGGAGGAATCTGAGGAAACTTCGAAGGCCTCGAAGATCTATGGCCTTCCCTGGGGGATTGGCACCAAGTTCTGCACATCTTCTTGTACCCGAGCCCTCCCCTTCTGGCCCAGGCTAGACCACCATGGGGATGAAGTGGgagtgagccagctcactctgggTCCCCAGACTTCCTCTGGAAAGCACCTGCggagtgtagcagaaaccaggaTGTGA